The DNA segment AGGAGGTGATGGAGAAGTACGGCTTAGGCCCTAATGGTGCGATGATACTTTCTTGCGACCTACTAGCGACGAGGCTAAATGAGATGCAAGATGCTATTGATGAGCTCAGACCAGACTACGCTATAATCGATACACCGGGTCAGATGGAGCTCTTTGCTTACCGAGAGAGTGGACCTTTCATCCTCAAGAACCTTAGGGCTGACGGTAAAGCAGTCCTATTCCTGTTTGATGGCGTGTTGGTCTCTCACCCTGTTAACCTAGTTTCGATTACGCTGCTCGCCACTTCTGTTCAACTCCGCTTAGTAACACCTCAGATACCTGTCCTAACCAAGAAGGATCTTATGAAGAATGTCAAGGAGGTGGTTGAGTGGTCATCAAACCCAGCTGCTCTAGAGGCAGCCGTGTACAGCAACACACCGGCGCTGGAATCGCTATTGACAAGAGGGGTGCTTAGGAGCGTCATCAAACTAGGCTTTGGCTACAACCTTATCCCAGTTTCATCCGTCACATTAGATGGTATGCTTAACCTTGCGGCTGCGCTCTCAAGAATATTGAGAGCTGGAGAGGAGGTTGAGGACTAAACCCTCTTAACCCGATCTACAGCGAAAGCCTCAGTCAACACCTGAGGTGGACCAGCGTATAGCGTTGACGAGATTATCTTAGCAGATGGTAGGAGGCGATGAAGCTCTCTGATAAGCTGCGCAGCCTTCTCAACCTTCACTAGCGAGTGAACACCTCTTCCGATCATATTCTGGGCAGCGCCTTCCGCACCTGACCTGCATATGTAGCGGGCTAAGTCGAGCAGATCACGAGTAGCCAAACCTGTCTTTTCAGCGAAGATTAGGCTCTGGTGTAGCAGTGTAGATGGTGTAGGATCATCTAGCACCGCCTCAAGTACCCTTCTACCCCAGATGTTCACAACCCTCTTCTTCCTTTCAGAAGCAAGAACCGTGGATTTATTTATAGCGCCGAAGACCACACCTACAAACACATATTCACCTGGGTTGCAGCTGAACATCTTCACCTCGCCTATCGATGGTGCTCCAGGCTCGGTGACCAACCCCATGCATCCACCTGATGAAGCAGCAGCTATAACGGTGCCTAAGCCTGTGAGGTTTCTGACCTCCGCTACATGCGCTAGATCGGCTGCTAGAGAAGAGTCAGATATGCCTAGTGCGTCTTGTATAGCGAGTATAGTGCCGAGCGCACCAGCTGCACTTGTGCCGAAGCCGCATCCTATTGGTAACTCAACTTCGTGCTCCACTCTTACAGATTCTTGGAAGCTGTAGACGCTTCTAGCCAGCTTCACAGCTTCTAGGCTTGTTCTTGCTGATGGTGTTAGGTATCCGTTTATCCACACTTCATCTTCGGCAGCTAGCCCCATCGTTACCTTCGTTACTACACCTCTGCTCAATCTGAAGCCCCCTCCTCTAGCACCTATTTTAAGTGGGTCTACGATCTTCCTACCTTCTTGATCTTCGTCACAGACCTCGAAGAAGCTTGATACTGCGGAGGGCACAAATATGCTTCTGGAATATCTGCCCAAACCCAAAGCCTCCTACGGTTTCGTTAGCACCGCAACCAAGGGGCCGAAGATGATTGTGGTTATGGCGGTTAACGCGGTTAGTGACTTTATGAGGAAGGAGTTAAGTTTGGCTGTTGTGAAGAGCAGATCGCCTAAAGGCGTTAATAGTAGGATCAAGGTGATCACGCCAAAGATGGCTGCTACAGCAACTGAATCCTTTACCTCGGTTGAAGAGGATACAGTCCTCCACTTCAACCAAGAGCCTGAGGTTAGGCTGCTCAGTCTAGACTTAGAGACGACTTTCACCAAGGCTGGTACTATGGCTAGCACAAAGGGGAGCATAGTGGTTATCCAGAAGAGCGTGAATCCGATTGTTGTTGCTAGCTGCACATCAAACGGCCAAAGAGCGCCTAAGAAGGTTGATATGTAGAGAACCACAACCGATGCCGCTATGAGGTTGCCTACAGCCAAGCCTGCTAGCGAAGCCCAGAGGAAGAGCCTCCAGCTACTCCACTTGTACATCAACCAGCCCAGTAGATAGAAGCCGACGAAGTTAGCTGGCACACCGGCGATGAGGCTGAGGAAGGGGTTGGTTAAGCCGAAGGTTGAAAGATACAGATCGCCAACAAAGACCCCAATACCAGCACCCAAGGCTCCTACAAGAGGACCAAAGATGATTGTGAAGAAGGCTGGAACAACCACACCGGGTGCGAACTGACCTATACCCCAAGGTGTGGGTATGAAGGCTGTCACCGCTTTGGCTACCGCGTAGAGGGCGGCGCAGAGGGCTGCTGCAGTAACTTCTTGAACCTTCAACTTGACTATATGGAGACTGCGATTACTTGGTTAATTAATACATCCTCAAAAGAATCTAGATGAGTCTATAGTAGTTAAGAGAGCGGGCAATCTTATATCCCACAACCTATTTGGCTACTATGTGGTTGGGTTGGAGTTAAAAGTGGTGCCGATAAAGGTGCCTGAAGGAGTCAACATCATACTTGGGCAGAGCCACTTCATAAAGACGGTAGAGGATCTCTACGAAACCCTTGTTTCTAGCGGCACAGCGATAAGGTTTGGGTTAGCCTTCTGCGAGTCTAGTGGACCGGCGCTGATAAGGCATGATGGTAACGATAAAGAGCTTGAGGCTAAGGCTGTTGAGATTGCGTCTCAAATAGCCTGTGGACACACCTTCATCATACTTTTAGCCAACGCCTACCCAATAAATGTGCTGAATAGGGTTAAGATGGTCGAGGAGGTTGTTTCGATCTACTGCGCCACAGCCAACCCAATAGAGGTTATCGTTGCTGAAACAGAGCAAGGAAGAGGTATACTTGGGGTGATAGACGGCGTAAAACCAAAGGGCGTTGAGGGAGAGGAGCATAAAGAGCAGCGCAGAGCCTTCCTCAGGAAAATAGGCTATAAGAGGTAAAGAGAATTGAGTAAAGAAAAGAAGCTCACGATCATAGCAGAAATAAGCATCTTCCCAATAGGCGAAGAGACCAGCCTAAGTCCGTATGTAAAGAAGGCGGTCGAGGCGATTCGAAGTGTAGATGGGCTCAAGCTTCAAGTAACACCGATGTGCACGATTCTGGAGGCAACCGACTTAGAGCAGATACTGGAGGCGTTTAAGCGTGCTCACAAAGCGGTTAGAGAAGCCGGTGCTAAAAGGGTAGTCGCACACCTAAAAATGGATGATAGGTTGGATAAACCTCGGAGCATGGAAGATAAAGTTAAGGCTGTAGTAACCTAGAAAGGCTTTAATCCAGAGGGAGAGCACCATACAGCAGTGCATCATCTTGATCCGCTTAGGTGAGGTAATCTAGTGGAAAGGTGTAGAAGTTGGGTTATCATCCAGCGAGAAGCGCTGTAGTGGCGGCGTGGGGGAGAGAGGAGGAGAAGCTACCTAAAAGGTTCTTTCATCCAGAAGAGGATAGCACGGTGCTCGAGTATCTGCTTGACGCTGTTTGGACAGTTGCCGATGCTATCTACGTGATCTTTAGGAGAGAGCCTAGCCTTAAGCTGATAGAGGCGATCTCAACCTTTGGGGTTAAGATCATAATAGAGAACCGAAACCCGACTATTGTGTCAAGCCTTCTGATGGGGTTTAAAGCTAGTAGGAGCGAGCACTGCTTGGTGCTCAGAGAGAATCTGCCTTTCATTAAGCCGAATGTACTCCACGCGCTCTTCGAGTATGCAAAGGGGTATGATGCTGCGCTACCCAAATGGTCTAATGGTAGGATAGAGCCGCTTCTAGCTGTGTATAGGAGAAAGAGTTTCATCGCCGTGGCATCCAAGCATCAAACCGAAGATAATCTGCTCCCTGTTGTGGATAACCTCTACTCCATAAGATATGTGAGCGTTGAGGATGAGATCAAGCCGCTCGACCCTGACCTCGAATCCTTCTTCACAATAGATAGCGCGGAGGACCTTGCTAAAGCTAGAGAAAAAGTCACTCTGAAATATAAGATGTAACAAATAGATATCGGGAGGAAACTTGGGCGACATAGGACTATACTACGGCGAAGAACTTCTACGATATGCTTTCCCAGACCCACATAAGTTCAACAGGCAGCGCATAAGCTCTTTTTGGGAGGCTGTTCAAATCCTTGGGCTTCTGGAGAGAAGAGAGATCAGGGTTATGAAGCCAGTCTTAGCGTCTGAGGATTTGCTTGAGCTATTTCACACAAAAGAGTACATAGATTTCGTTAAGAAGATGTCTGAGATAGGCAGCGGGCTGCTTGATTATGGAGATACACCAGCCTTTAAAGGCGTCTTTGAAGCAGCGAGCTACGTAGTAGGCTCTGTTGTAGATGCCGTTGATAAAGTGATGAGTGGAGAGGTGGGGCACTGCTTCATACCAGTGGGCGGGCTGCACCACGCAAGGAGAGATAGAGCAGCTGGGTTCTGCGTCTTTAACGATATAGGGGTAGCCATAGTGTACGCTAAGAAGAAGTATAGTCTCAACAGGATACTTTATGTGGATATAGATGCACACCACGGAGACGGTGTTTTTTACGAATTCTATGATGACCCAGCGGTGTGGATAGCAGATATACACGAAGACGGAAGATACCTCTATCCAGGGACAGGCTTCAGAGAAGAAGACGGCTCACCACAAGCACCAAAAACAAAACTTAACATACCTCTACCACCAGGCTCAACCGACAAAGAGTTCGTCGAAGCATTTAAGGAAGTCGAGGAGTTCGCAAGAAGAGTTGAGCCTGAATTGATCTTCTTTCAGTGTGGTGCAGATGGGTTAGAAGGCGACCCTATAACTCATCTTAGGTACACCTACAGAGCACATAGACACGCAGCAGAAGTTCTTCACGAAATAGCCCACCGATTCTGCAAAGGTAGGCTCGTCGCCACAGGAGGCGGTGGCTACGATGAAAAGAATACAGCGGCAGCTTGGAGCTCAGTTCTTATGGCCTTCCTAGGACCGAGGTGGGAGATGCCTACTTCACCCGGCTATATGTTATAATAAACAGGGGTGCCCGGAAAACCTAGATCTTTAACTCTGGGATGAATGGGCTGGGTTTAAAGAGGAGGGATATTTGAGCAGGTTGCGATGACCTATGAGCCTACGTGGCGAGGTGAAATGGAAGTTTAGCCCATAGGGTAACGAGCTCTATGGGATGGGGGAGCTGTGAGCCCCCCGAACCAGCAGATGAGGAGATATAGGCGCAAAGCCCACTCTAAAGGCTGGAAGCTCCCAACTTCATTCAGCCGAGGAGAAGCTCACAGCCCCCATCTATGGCTTAGGGCTTCTAGTCTCTTAAGCGCCTCCTTTAGATGCTCTCTTTCTGCTTCTGCTGATTCTAAGTAGCCTCTTAGCTTGCGTATAGTTTCATCCATAACTCTGCGGTTGACAGGGTATGGTACACCATCCTTACCGCCATGCGCGAAGGTGAACTTTGCTGGGTCTCTCCAAGATGGCGGTGCACCATATATGAGCTGTGAAACAAGCGCTAGAGCACGAACCACCGCCGGACCTACACCTCTAACCGCTAGGAGATCTTCATAGTCTCTGGGTTGAATATCATACAGCTTCTTGAATATGCTCCAATCAAGCCGCCTCGGCATATCAAAGCTGGGGTAGGTTTCGGTCGGTTCAGAAGATTTAACCCAGTTGTCCAGCACGTGCTGCCCACTCAACAACCTTATGGAGCCGATAAGGTTTTCAGGCCTCCCTCTTACGAGGTCTACTGCGATACGCCTAGCCTCTTCCGACTCTTTTGCTGTCATATCCAGCACTCTCGCTTCCAATCTGGGTGCGGCTATACCGCTGTGTGGTGTGCAGACGAAGCTCTCCAATTGAGCACCAAGCCAATGGTATCGCCTCGCTAACCTCTCCTCTACATTCAACCCCTGCTGGATTATGCACCACTCACCCCTCTCCGATATGAATACCGCGTGGTGGTAGATGGGGTAGTTGCATTGTATGGCTGCTGTGTCCACTTTAGCTGCCATTCTGCTGCTATACTTTAGTTCGTTGACTGTATGCTCTGGCAGAGAGAGGGCTTCACAAATCTTCTCTATATCTGTCTGCGCCTTTAACGCTGACCTCCCCTTCCCGCCAGCAACTTCCACTCCGTGCTCCTCAAATCTAAGCGTATCCTTCAGCACACCACAAACCACTGTGGTTAAGCCTGAGGAGTGCCAGTCGAAGCCGAGCACACAGCCAAAAGCTTGAAACCAGAGAGGTGAGCTAAGCTTCTTTAATATGCCTGACGCACCTTCTTCTCTATACATTATCTTCAGCATAGCATCAGCTAGAGCCTTCATTCTTTTTGTGAGCCACTCTGGTGCGTGGCCGTAGTGTAGAGGAAGGTAGACTTCGCCCGTCTTCTTCAAAGCAACCAAAATAATATGATGCTGTTGGCTATTATAGTTGTTGTTAGGGTGTGAGGGTTACCGTGTCTCTTGGATACAGCACCACTTCCCTAATGTTCTCCTTCCCAGTCAGCACCATCATAAGCCGGTCTAAGCCGAGGCCCCAGCCTGAGTGTGGTGGCATACCCCAGTCGAAGACTTTAAGGTGTTCTGAGAAGGAGGCTGGGTTTAAGCCCAGCTCCACCATCCTAGCCTCAAGTTTCTGCCTATTTGATATCCTCCTACCGCCAGAAGCAAGTTCTAGCGCCCCATACTGTAGATCAAAGGACTTTGAGTGGTCGCCTTCCACATCTATGTAGAAGGGTTTAAGATGAGGCGGCCAG comes from the Nitrososphaerota archaeon genome and includes:
- a CDS encoding DUF763 domain-containing protein; this translates as MVALKKTGEVYLPLHYGHAPEWLTKRMKALADAMLKIMYREEGASGILKKLSSPLWFQAFGCVLGFDWHSSGLTTVVCGVLKDTLRFEEHGVEVAGGKGRSALKAQTDIEKICEALSLPEHTVNELKYSSRMAAKVDTAAIQCNYPIYHHAVFISERGEWCIIQQGLNVEERLARRYHWLGAQLESFVCTPHSGIAAPRLEARVLDMTAKESEEARRIAVDLVRGRPENLIGSIRLLSGQHVLDNWVKSSEPTETYPSFDMPRRLDWSIFKKLYDIQPRDYEDLLAVRGVGPAVVRALALVSQLIYGAPPSWRDPAKFTFAHGGKDGVPYPVNRRVMDETIRKLRGYLESAEAEREHLKEALKRLEALSHRWGL
- a CDS encoding acetoin utilization protein AcuC, producing the protein MGDIGLYYGEELLRYAFPDPHKFNRQRISSFWEAVQILGLLERREIRVMKPVLASEDLLELFHTKEYIDFVKKMSEIGSGLLDYGDTPAFKGVFEAASYVVGSVVDAVDKVMSGEVGHCFIPVGGLHHARRDRAAGFCVFNDIGVAIVYAKKKYSLNRILYVDIDAHHGDGVFYEFYDDPAVWIADIHEDGRYLYPGTGFREEDGSPQAPKTKLNIPLPPGSTDKEFVEAFKEVEEFARRVEPELIFFQCGADGLEGDPITHLRYTYRAHRHAAEVLHEIAHRFCKGRLVATGGGGYDEKNTAAAWSSVLMAFLGPRWEMPTSPGYML
- a CDS encoding adenosine monophosphate-protein transferase; its protein translation is MELKVVPIKVPEGVNIILGQSHFIKTVEDLYETLVSSGTAIRFGLAFCESSGPALIRHDGNDKELEAKAVEIASQIACGHTFIILLANAYPINVLNRVKMVEEVVSIYCATANPIEVIVAETEQGRGILGVIDGVKPKGVEGEEHKEQRRAFLRKIGYKR
- a CDS encoding GTPase; protein product: MYAIFVVGTAGSGKSLLTSNLAEWYRAKGAHSITVNLDPGALALPYEPDVDVRDYIDLQEVMEKYGLGPNGAMILSCDLLATRLNEMQDAIDELRPDYAIIDTPGQMELFAYRESGPFILKNLRADGKAVLFLFDGVLVSHPVNLVSITLLATSVQLRLVTPQIPVLTKKDLMKNVKEVVEWSSNPAALEAAVYSNTPALESLLTRGVLRSVIKLGFGYNLIPVSSVTLDGMLNLAAALSRILRAGEEVED
- a CDS encoding MTH1187 family thiamine-binding protein, which gives rise to MIAEISIFPIGEETSLSPYVKKAVEAIRSVDGLKLQVTPMCTILEATDLEQILEAFKRAHKAVREAGAKRVVAHLKMDDRLDKPRSMEDKVKAVVT
- a CDS encoding NTP transferase domain-containing protein; translated protein: MGYHPARSAVVAAWGREEEKLPKRFFHPEEDSTVLEYLLDAVWTVADAIYVIFRREPSLKLIEAISTFGVKIIIENRNPTIVSSLLMGFKASRSEHCLVLRENLPFIKPNVLHALFEYAKGYDAALPKWSNGRIEPLLAVYRRKSFIAVASKHQTEDNLLPVVDNLYSIRYVSVEDEIKPLDPDLESFFTIDSAEDLAKAREKVTLKYKM